A single region of the Nicotiana sylvestris chromosome 6, ASM39365v2, whole genome shotgun sequence genome encodes:
- the LOC138871403 gene encoding uncharacterized protein → MVAHHFSKLSSKYYDPYMVIQKVGPVAYKLSLPTDLLLHPTFHVSLLKPCYAVLARISHPPMLNISSPNCPKQVSTLDKRMIRKGNKVVVQLLIQWEHLDEAQATWEDVNALRVRFPSFLSWGQRSS, encoded by the coding sequence aTGGTTGCTCATCATTTCAGCAAGTTGTCTTCTAAGTACTATGATCCTTACATGGTTATCCAGAAAGTGGGACCTGTTGCCTACAAGTTATCCTTACCGACTGACTTGCTCCTTCACCCTACTTTTCATGTTTCACTACTCAAACCATGCTATGCAGTTCTAGCTCGAATCTCACATCCACCGATGCTAAACATTTCGAGTCCAAATTGTCCAAAACAAGTCAGTACTTTAGATAAGAGAATGATTCGAAAGGGTAACAAAGTTGTGGTTCAACTGCTCATCCAATGGGAACACCTTGATGAAGCTCAGGCTACCTGGGAAGATGTCAATGCTCTGAGAGTTCGATTTCCTTCATTTCTTTCTTGGGGACAAAGAAGTTCTTAA